The sequence below is a genomic window from Mycobacterium heidelbergense.
GACGCCGCCGACCACGATCATGATGTCGGGCCGCCCCACCTCGGCCAGCGCGTCGCGCAGCGCCGGCACCAGGGTCAGGTGCCCGGCGGCCAGCGACGACACCCCGACGACGTGCACGTCGTTGTCGGCGGCCTGGCGGGCCACCTCCTCGGGCGTGGAGAACAGCGACCCGACGTCGACGTCGAACCCGAGGTCGGCGAACGCCGTCGCGATCACCTTTTGGCCGCGGTCGTGGCCGTCCTGGCCCATCTTGGCCACCAGGATCCTGGGCCGGCGGCCGTCGGCCTCGGCGAACTTCTCGACTAACTCGATGGCGCTGGCGATGTTGGTGGCCTTTCCGGCTTCGTCACGGTAGACCCCGGCGATGGTACGGATCTCCGCCTGGTGGCGGCCATACACCTTCTCCAGCGCATCGGAGATCTCCCCCACCGTGGCCTTGTGCCGGGCCGCGTCGATGGCCAGCGCCATCAGGTTGTTGCCCAGCCCGTCCGCACCCGCGCGGCCGTGCGCGGCGGCCGCGCGGGTCAGCTCGGCCAACGCGGCCTCGACGGCCGCCTGGTCGCGGCTCGCCCGCAGCTCGCGCAGTTTGGCGAGTTGCTCGGCGCGCACCCGGCTGTTCTCGACCTTGAGGACCTCGACCTCCTGGTCCTCCTCGACCTGGTACTTGTTGACGCCGATCACCGGCTGGATCCCGGAGTCGATGCGGGCCTGGGTGCGCGCCGCGGCCTCCTCGATCCGCAGCTTGGGGATGCCGTCGCTGATGGCCGCGGCCATGCCGCCGTGCTCGGCGACCTCGGCGATGTGCGCGCGGGCCCGCTGCGCGAGCCGATGGGTCAGCCACTCCACGTAGTAGGAGCCGCCCCAGGGGTCGATGGGCCTGGTGGTGCCCGACTCCTGTTGCAGCACCAGCTGGGTGTTGCGGGCGATGCGGGCGGAGAAGTCGGTGGGCAGCGCCAGCGCCTCGTCGAGCGCGTTGGTGTGCAGCGACTGGGTGTGGCCCTGGGTGGCGGCCATCGCCTCGATGCAGGTGCGCGCGACGTTGTTGAAGGCGTCCTGGGCGGTCAGCGACCAGCCGGAGGTCTGCGAATGTGTGCGCAGCGACAGCGATTTCGCGCTCTTCGGGCTGAACTGGCCGACCAGTTCGCTCCACAGCAGCCGGCCGGCCCGCAGCTTGGCGACCTCCATGAAGAAGTTCATCCCGATGCCCCAGAAGAACGACAGTCGCGGCGCGAACTTGTCGATGTCCAGCTCGGCGTCCAGGCCCGCCTTGATGTAGTCGACCCCGTCGGCCAGGGTGTAGGCGAGCTCCAAATCCGCTGTGGCGCCGGCCTCCTGGATGTGATAGCCGGAGATCGAGATGGAGTTGAACTTCGGCATCTTGGCGCTGGTGTAGGCGAAGATGTCGGAGATGATGCGCATCGACGGCTTGGGCGGGTAGATGTAGGTGTTGCGCACCATGAATTCTTTGAGGATGTCGTTCTGGATGGTGCCGGCCAGCTTCTCCGGCGGCACGCCCTGCTCCTCGGCGGCCACCACGTACAGCGCCAGGATCGGCAGCACCGCGCCGTTCATGGTCATCGACACGCTCACCGCCGACAGGTCGATGCCGTCGAACAGCTGCCGCATGTCCAGGATGGAATCGATTGCCACGCCGGCCATTCCGACGTCACCCTGGACGCGGGGATGGTCGGAGTCGTAACCGCGGTGGGTGGCCAGGTCGAAGGCCACCGACAGGCCCTTCTGGCCGGCGGCCAGGTTGCGGCGGTAGAACGCGTTGGACTCCGCGGCGGTGGAGAATCCGGCGTACTGCCGGATCGTCCACGGCTGGTTGACATACATCGTGGGGTACGGGCCGCGCACGAAGGGCGGTTCGCCGGGGAAGCTGTTCAGGGGGTAGCCGTCGGCCGCCGCGGCGGCCCGGTCGGCGCCGATGTACACCGGCTTGACGTCGATGTCCTCCGGCGTGTGCCACCGCAGCTGGTCGGGGGTGTACCAGTGCGCCGCCGCGGCCGCGGCGACGTGGTGTTCCACTGCGGCTTCGGTGGGCGGCCGCGGTGGACGCTCGCCGTTCAGCGGGACCTCGGCGAAGTTGCCGATCACGGATGCGGTGGTGGTCACTGCGGCTACGCTCCCAACCGGGCGAGAAGATTCGAAAGGGCTTGGACCGCATCAATTTTCGCGGTCAGGAACTCGTCCGGCCGGTGCTCGGCATCCGCCACCGCCTTTTCCGGTCCGGCCAGGTACACCCTCGACACACCGGCCCCACGGGCCGCCGCGACGACGCCCGCGGCCTCGTCCCGGTAGCGCTGGTCGGTGCCGCAGATGACCGCCACGCCCGGCGACCCGGCGTCCCCGACGGCCGCCGCGACAGCGGCGGAGTCGACGGTGCCCGGATTGACCGCCTCGACGCCGCCCGACGCCAGCAGGTTCGTCGCGAACGTGGCCCGGATGTTGTGCTCGGCCAGCGGGCCCAACGGAAGCAACAGCGCCCGCGGGCGTGAACCGGTGCGGGCCAGAAAGGCATCGGAGCGGTCGCGCAGCGCTTCGAACGCGGCGGCGTAGCGCGCCAGGTTGCCGGCGGCCAGCGGCGAGGCCGACGAATCACCGTGTGGCAGCGCCGGTTCGGACAGGTTCGGGAATTCATTGACACCGGTGATCGCGGTGCGGCGGTGCGCGATGTCGTCGGCGCGTCGCGCGGCGATCTCGGCGATCCGCTCGGCGATGTACGCGCGTGCGCCGACGAATCCGCCGTGCGCCTCGATGGACTGGAAATGCTCCCAGGCCCGCTGCGCCAGCCGCTGGGTGAGGTCCTCGACGAACCACGATCCGCCGGCGGGGTCCAGCACCCGGCCGACGTGCGACTCTTCCAGGAGCAGCAGCTGGGTGTTGCGGGCGATCCGGCGCGCGAAGCTGCGCGCCGTGCCGGGAAAGCCGCCCGGGATCGCCGCGTCGAACGGCAGCACCAGCACGGTGGCGGCGCCGCCGACGCCCGCGCCGAACGCGGCCAGCGTGCAGCGCAGCATGTTCACCCACGGGTCGCGCTGGGTCATCATCGGCAGCGACGTTTCCGCGTGCACGGTGACGGCGCCGCCCTGCGGGTCGCCGAGCACCTCGGCGACCCGCGCCCACAGTTGGCGCGCGGCCCGCATCTTGGCGAGCGTCATGAACTGGTCGTCGTCGGCGGCCAGCCGGAAACTGATCTGCCGCAACGCCTCGCCGACCGTCAGCCCGGATTCGGTGAGCAGCCGAAGGTAGGCCACCCCGGCGGCGACCGTGCCGGCCAGCTCCCATGTCGCGTTGGCGCCCAGGTTGTGGAAGGCGGGCCCGTCGACGGTGATCGCCCGCACGCCGCAATGACGCGACGCCCGCTCGGCGGCCGTGACGACCTCGCCGAGCGCGGGCGCGGGACGGTCGCTCAGCGACGCGGTGAGCGGGTCGCCGCCCAGGTCGATCGAGAGCGTGGCGCGCTGTTCGGGTTCCACCCGGGCCGCCAGCGCCAGCATGACGTCGCCGGCGGCGGCGTAGTCGGCGCCGGCGACGAGGAGGACCGGCGCCATGCTCAGGTACACGCCGTCGAGGGCGCCCTCGAGCTGGTCGGGGGTGACGCCGGACTCCCCTATCCGGAGCACCAGCGCGCTGGCCCCGTTGGCCAGCGCGTCGAGCACGGCCGAATTGACGTCCTTGGCCGCGACCCCGGCGACCCGGTCGGCCGGAAAGGCCTCGGCCACCTTCCATCCGGACTTGACGTCGCGCAGCGCGTCGCCCCCACGCACGTACGGCCACTCGCCGGGCAGCGGCGGTTCCGGCAGCTCGTCGAGCGCGGTGTAGAGCGCCCGGATGGCGATCCCGTCGTAGGTCGGGGTCTCCAGCAGCCGCTCGGGCCGGTCGCCCAGCTCCGTGGGGTCCTTCCGGGTGCTTTTGGACAGCACCCCGGCGACCGCCGTGCGCCAGCGCCCGCGAACCTGTTCTAGGTCGGCGAGCTCGGGTACATCAATGGACACCGATTTGCTCCCTATTTCCCAGCACATGGCAGTGTTGTGTGGGGTTGCTCGGGGTCTGCCACGTACTAATGAGGCTAATTGATCGGGGCTCGTCGCTAAAAACGGCGGGGTCGGCTCGGGGCGCCGATGAAACGCCAGCCTCGGGATACGAGTTATTCATCTGGGCCCCGTACCCTTGACAGGCGTGACGGCCTCCGCCACCAGCAAAATCACCCGGGCGCTGCGCGATCTCGGCGGCGCGATGGGCGCGGCCGCGCGCCGGCTGTCCTGGCCCCGGGCGATCGCGACAGTGGTCGGCATCACAGTCGTGATCGCGGCGGCGACGTGGCTTCCGCTGCCCACGCCGGTGCAGATGCGGGACTGGGCGGAATCGGTGGGCCCCTGGTTCCCGCTGGCGTTCCTCGGCGCGCACGTCGTGGCCACGGTGGTGCCGGTCCCCCGGACGGCGTTCACCCTGGCCGCCGGGCTGCTGTTCGGCCCGATGTCGGGCGTGGCGATCGCAGTGGTCGCCAGCACCACGAGCGCGGTGATCGCGATGCTGCTGGTGCGCGCGGCCGGCTGGCGGCTCAACCGCCTGGTTCGCCACCGATCGATCGACACGGTCGACGAGCGCCTGCGGCAACGGGGCTGGCTGGCCATCCTGTCGCTGCGATTGATTCCCGCCGTGCCGTTTTCGGCGATCAACTATGCCGCCGGCGCGTCCACCGTGCGCCTGCTGCCGTACACGTTGGCCACGCTCGGCGGCCTGCTGCCCGGCACCACCGCCGTGGTGATCCTCGGCGACGCGCTCGCCGGCCACCCCAGCTCGCTGCTGTTTCTCGTGTCGCTGTGCACGGCCAGTCTGGGGCTGACGGGCCTGGTCATCGAGATTCGCCACTATCGGCGGCACCACCGCCGCGCGACACAGGGCGCCTCGCGCGGCGAAGAGCCGTCCCCCGAACCGGCCGTCGTCGGCTAGGTTCACGGGAACGCGAGTCTGAACGATTGGCGAATGCGTGCCATCGAAAGGGCAACCCGTCATTGCCTGCACTATGCCTGTGATGCTGCTATTATGCAGGCATGGTTGCCATCACGGTCCGTGAAGTCCCCGACCAGGTTCGCGACGAACTGGCTGCACGTGCGGCGCGATCTGGGCAGTCATTGCAGGAGTACCTGCGCGGCCTGCTCGTCGCGATGGTCGACAAGCCGACGGCGCGCGACGTCGTCGCCCGCGCCCGCGCCCGCGTGAACACGACAGGAGTGCGCCTGGACGCGTCCACAATCCTTGCCGCCAAAGACGCCGATCGTCGGTGAGCGAGCGTGTCGTCTGTGACGCATCGGCGGTGGTAGCCGTCCTACTGGATTCCGGCGGTGATGGTCAATGGGCAACAGCACAATTGACGGAAGCGGATCTCTTCGCACCGACGTTGTTGCCGTACGAATGCACCAACGTCATCCGACGTGCAGAACTCAGTGGAGCAATCGGGGCCGACCAGGCCGTACAAGCGCACGCCGATCTACTCGACCTAACGATTGATCTTTGGCCATACGACGTGCTGGCAACCCGCGCCTGGGAGCTCAGGGCCAATCTGTCCAGCTACGACAGCGCCTACGTCGCGCTCGCCGAGATCTTGGCTGCTCCGTTGGTGACGTTGGACCGCCGGATTCTGCGAGCGCCGGGCATTGCCTGTTCGGTGTTGGTTCCCAGCGGAAAATTCGGGCGGTAGCGTCCT
It includes:
- the scpA gene encoding methylmalonyl-CoA mutase, translated to MTTTASVIGNFAEVPLNGERPPRPPTEAAVEHHVAAAAAAHWYTPDQLRWHTPEDIDVKPVYIGADRAAAAADGYPLNSFPGEPPFVRGPYPTMYVNQPWTIRQYAGFSTAAESNAFYRRNLAAGQKGLSVAFDLATHRGYDSDHPRVQGDVGMAGVAIDSILDMRQLFDGIDLSAVSVSMTMNGAVLPILALYVVAAEEQGVPPEKLAGTIQNDILKEFMVRNTYIYPPKPSMRIISDIFAYTSAKMPKFNSISISGYHIQEAGATADLELAYTLADGVDYIKAGLDAELDIDKFAPRLSFFWGIGMNFFMEVAKLRAGRLLWSELVGQFSPKSAKSLSLRTHSQTSGWSLTAQDAFNNVARTCIEAMAATQGHTQSLHTNALDEALALPTDFSARIARNTQLVLQQESGTTRPIDPWGGSYYVEWLTHRLAQRARAHIAEVAEHGGMAAAISDGIPKLRIEEAAARTQARIDSGIQPVIGVNKYQVEEDQEVEVLKVENSRVRAEQLAKLRELRASRDQAAVEAALAELTRAAAAHGRAGADGLGNNLMALAIDAARHKATVGEISDALEKVYGRHQAEIRTIAGVYRDEAGKATNIASAIELVEKFAEADGRRPRILVAKMGQDGHDRGQKVIATAFADLGFDVDVGSLFSTPEEVARQAADNDVHVVGVSSLAAGHLTLVPALRDALAEVGRPDIMIVVGGVIPPGDFEELYAAGAAAIFPPGTVIADAAIGLLHKLADRLGYDLD
- the mutA gene encoding methylmalonyl-CoA mutase small subunit: MSIDVPELADLEQVRGRWRTAVAGVLSKSTRKDPTELGDRPERLLETPTYDGIAIRALYTALDELPEPPLPGEWPYVRGGDALRDVKSGWKVAEAFPADRVAGVAAKDVNSAVLDALANGASALVLRIGESGVTPDQLEGALDGVYLSMAPVLLVAGADYAAAGDVMLALAARVEPEQRATLSIDLGGDPLTASLSDRPAPALGEVVTAAERASRHCGVRAITVDGPAFHNLGANATWELAGTVAAGVAYLRLLTESGLTVGEALRQISFRLAADDDQFMTLAKMRAARQLWARVAEVLGDPQGGAVTVHAETSLPMMTQRDPWVNMLRCTLAAFGAGVGGAATVLVLPFDAAIPGGFPGTARSFARRIARNTQLLLLEESHVGRVLDPAGGSWFVEDLTQRLAQRAWEHFQSIEAHGGFVGARAYIAERIAEIAARRADDIAHRRTAITGVNEFPNLSEPALPHGDSSASPLAAGNLARYAAAFEALRDRSDAFLARTGSRPRALLLPLGPLAEHNIRATFATNLLASGGVEAVNPGTVDSAAVAAAVGDAGSPGVAVICGTDQRYRDEAAGVVAAARGAGVSRVYLAGPEKAVADAEHRPDEFLTAKIDAVQALSNLLARLGA
- a CDS encoding TVP38/TMEM64 family protein, giving the protein MTASATSKITRALRDLGGAMGAAARRLSWPRAIATVVGITVVIAAATWLPLPTPVQMRDWAESVGPWFPLAFLGAHVVATVVPVPRTAFTLAAGLLFGPMSGVAIAVVASTTSAVIAMLLVRAAGWRLNRLVRHRSIDTVDERLRQRGWLAILSLRLIPAVPFSAINYAAGASTVRLLPYTLATLGGLLPGTTAVVILGDALAGHPSSLLFLVSLCTASLGLTGLVIEIRHYRRHHRRATQGASRGEEPSPEPAVVG
- a CDS encoding FitA-like ribbon-helix-helix domain-containing protein codes for the protein MVAITVREVPDQVRDELAARAARSGQSLQEYLRGLLVAMVDKPTARDVVARARARVNTTGVRLDASTILAAKDADRR
- a CDS encoding type II toxin-antitoxin system VapC family toxin; amino-acid sequence: MSERVVCDASAVVAVLLDSGGDGQWATAQLTEADLFAPTLLPYECTNVIRRAELSGAIGADQAVQAHADLLDLTIDLWPYDVLATRAWELRANLSSYDSAYVALAEILAAPLVTLDRRILRAPGIACSVLVPSGKFGR